The sequence CCGCCTGAGCACAATCCGAAACGCAGACAGAATTCTCGTGCTCGAACAAGGCAAAATTGTTCAGGACGGAAAGCATGAGGATTTGATTAAAGACGAAGAAGGGATTTATAAAAAATTATACGAACTTCAATTCAGGGATATTGCCTGATCATGATTAATCTTTCGGCTATTATAATAGCGTGCAACGAAAAAAATAATATCGGCAGGTGTCTGCAAAGTCTGAACGATGTAATCGACGACATTGTGGTTCTGATCGATTCGAAAACTACTGACGGCACGGAAGACATAGTTAAATCTTTTCCGAATGTGAATTATGAAACGGTCGAATGGCGGGGATACGGACCGACTAAAAATTACGCTTTGACAAAAACAAAACACGATTGGGTTTTGTGGATCGACGCCGACGAAGAACTGACCCCAGAATTGAAAGAGGAATTAAGAAACTTCAAAAAGAGTAAACCGCGGCACAATGCATATTACATAAAGCGCAGAGCTTTCTTCCTGGGAAAGTGGATTAAACATTGCGGGTGGTATCCCGGTTACGTCCTACGGCTTTTTAATAAAAACAGAGCTCGTTTCGACTCGAAGAATGTTCACGAAGGTTTACAGGTCGAAGGGAAAAAAGGTTATCTTAAAAATGATTTGAATCACTATACCGATCCGGACGTTAAACATTATTTTGAAAAGTTCAACAACTATACTACTCTGGCTGCCGGAGAATTACATTCCAAAGGTAAAAGAGCGGGCATGAGGGATTTATTGTTGCGTCCGCCGTTTCTGTTTCTAAAAATGTATATATTACGTCTCGGTTTTATGGACGGCCTGCACGGTTTAATACTGTCTGTTTTTTCGTCGCTCTATGTATTTACCAAATACGTTAAATTATGGGAAATGGATAGAAAATGAAATTGGGTTTAATACCGAATATTTCCAAAGAGGATATTGTCAATACAGTAGATCTGCTTGTAAGGCAAATCAGAGAAGCTGGTATCGAATACGCTTTGTCGAATATAATGCTCGGAATGCAGGAAGAGTTTCCCGACCCGGTGAAAAATTCTGATTTTCTTCCGCTCGATGAATTGATCAAATATTCCGATATGGTGGTTTCGATCGGTGGCGACGGCACAATATTGTCTACTGCCTATTCAATCCGAAATACCGAAACGCCCGTTATCGGAGTAAATCTCGGTAAAATGGGTTTCCTCGCGGAATTCGACGTCGATTCGTTTAAAGAATTTTTGGGCGATTTGAAAAATGGAAGCTATATAGTCGAAAAGAGGATGACGTTGAGAGGCAAGATTGAAGGCGTAGACGACGAACTATACGCTATTAACGACATTGTTATCGACAAAGGCTCGTGGGCAAAATTA comes from Melioribacter roseus P3M-2 and encodes:
- a CDS encoding glycosyltransferase family 2 protein — protein: MINLSAIIIACNEKNNIGRCLQSLNDVIDDIVVLIDSKTTDGTEDIVKSFPNVNYETVEWRGYGPTKNYALTKTKHDWVLWIDADEELTPELKEELRNFKKSKPRHNAYYIKRRAFFLGKWIKHCGWYPGYVLRLFNKNRARFDSKNVHEGLQVEGKKGYLKNDLNHYTDPDVKHYFEKFNNYTTLAAGELHSKGKRAGMRDLLLRPPFLFLKMYILRLGFMDGLHGLILSVFSSLYVFTKYVKLWEMDRK
- a CDS encoding NAD(+)/NADH kinase, which produces MKLGLIPNISKEDIVNTVDLLVRQIREAGIEYALSNIMLGMQEEFPDPVKNSDFLPLDELIKYSDMVVSIGGDGTILSTAYSIRNTETPVIGVNLGKMGFLAEFDVDSFKEFLGDLKNGSYIVEKRMTLRGKIEGVDDELYAINDIVIDKGSWAKLIELTIKIDDDYVSTFSADGLIVATPTGSTGYSLAAGGPIVNPKAKAITLSPIAPHILTMRPLVISGEQKIRIVARSLYGKVNINCDGQRTISRNTPVAIEITKGGNSFNLVHSNKSNYFEILRNKLFWGLDIRNINMESK